A section of the Nitrospirota bacterium genome encodes:
- the truB gene encoding tRNA pseudouridine(55) synthase TruB — protein MLIINKQKGWTSHDVVAKLRSILSIQKIGHTGTLDPDATGVLTVCIGRATRLAQYTNEFDKEYKVVMRLGISTDTQDAAGRVIKETAEFNISLEQIEEAFRKFTGKISQVPPMYSAVKVKGVPLYRHARKGKEITREPREINITEIKLLDYSGEFAGFEVTCSKGTYIRTLCADIGDFLGVGAHMFSLERTRSGDFSIKDSITIDDAEGLNRADRLETKLRRLEQITGWMPSATINSYGNSLVRDGRALDMEAVEGIKGDFSRDDTIAVVDNCGVLKAIGKAICGSNEVRYGSSEKIVKIERVLL, from the coding sequence TTGCTCATAATAAATAAACAAAAAGGCTGGACATCTCATGATGTCGTGGCTAAGTTGCGCAGTATATTGTCAATTCAGAAGATAGGTCATACAGGTACTCTTGATCCGGATGCTACAGGTGTTCTTACTGTGTGTATTGGCAGGGCAACGAGGCTCGCCCAGTATACAAATGAGTTTGATAAAGAATATAAAGTTGTTATGAGATTAGGGATTAGCACAGATACTCAAGATGCTGCCGGCAGGGTAATTAAAGAAACAGCGGAATTTAATATAAGCCTGGAGCAGATAGAAGAGGCATTCAGGAAGTTTACCGGTAAGATTAGTCAGGTGCCGCCGATGTATTCGGCAGTTAAAGTTAAAGGGGTTCCTCTCTATCGTCATGCACGCAAGGGGAAAGAGATTACAAGAGAGCCGCGTGAAATCAATATCACTGAAATAAAACTGCTCGACTACTCCGGAGAGTTTGCAGGTTTTGAGGTAACTTGTTCAAAGGGGACATATATAAGGACGCTCTGTGCTGACATCGGTGATTTCCTTGGAGTGGGCGCACATATGTTCAGTCTGGAGAGGACAAGGTCTGGGGATTTTTCTATAAAAGATTCCATCACGATAGATGATGCTGAAGGACTTAATCGAGCTGATAGACTTGAGACGAAGCTGAGAAGATTGGAGCAGATTACCGGGTGGATGCCTTCGGCAACTATAAACAGTTATGGTAATTCATTGGTAAGAGACGGCAGGGCCCTTGACATGGAGGCTGTTGAAGGTATAAAAGGGGATTTTTCCCGTGATGATACTATTGCAGTTGTAGACAATTGCGGCGTTCTAAAGGCCATAGGCAAGGCAATCTGCGGCAGTAATGAGGTCAGGTATGGCAGCAGTGAAAAGATTGTTAAAATTGAGAGAGTTTTGTTATAA
- the rpsO gene encoding 30S ribosomal protein S15 — MSLEKQEKQNIIKGYSIHPSDTGSPEVQVAILSNRIAYLTEHFKTHKKDHHSRRGLLKMVNQRRRLLQYLQRIDAGRYKELIKRLGLRK; from the coding sequence ATGAGTCTGGAGAAACAGGAAAAACAAAACATCATAAAGGGATACAGCATTCATCCCTCTGACACCGGATCCCCCGAGGTGCAGGTTGCCATATTGAGCAACAGGATAGCCTATCTGACTGAACACTTTAAGACCCACAAGAAAGATCATCATTCTCGTAGAGGTCTCCTAAAGATGGTAAATCAGAGGAGGAGACTTCTTCAGTATCTGCAAAGGATAGATGCAGGCAGATACAAAGAGTTGATTAAAAGGCTTGGACTGAGAAAATAG
- the pnp gene encoding polyribonucleotide nucleotidyltransferase, producing the protein MIQKVEAEIGGKKLILETGWMAKQADGAVVARYGDTVVLSTAVASKQIRQGIDFLPLTVDYQEKSYAVGRIPGSFFRREGRPTEKETLTSRLIDRPLRPLFPKGYYNDTQIISYVLSADFGYSSDLLAITSSSAAIYVSEIPFNDPVGAVRVGHINGEFIINPGFCELDNSDLNLVVAGTRDAVMMVEGGAKMMPEEIILKGIELAHAEIQKLIDAQIELRRLVGREKMQVVISSVDDNLAADIEKLSLDKIVEALVIPNKTQRQATLDAILDDVIVQLNPEGAEGDKNRDIRTVFHKIEKREMRKMILHKGIRADGRGPADIRTITCDVGILPRTHGSALFTRGETQSLAVVTLGTADDEQFVEALEGESTKAFMLHYNFPPFSVGEARPLRSPGRREIGHGALAERAIKPIIPGKDVFPYTLRIVSDILESNGSSSMATVCGSSLALMDAGVPITAPVAGIAMGLIKEGEDVEILSDILGVEDHLGDMDFKVTGTADGVTAIQMDIKIAGITTEVMGRALEQARKGRLHILERMIAAISVPREKLSAHAPRIFTMKVKPGRVGEVIGPGGKMIRSIIEQTGVKIDIDDSGLITIASVDEEAANKAMEIIGKIIEEVEVGKIYLGTVRKIMDFGAFVEILPRTDGLVHISQLADFRVNIVTDVVHEGDEILVKVLEIDKQGKIRLSRKDAMKERGIKDERSEA; encoded by the coding sequence ATGATCCAGAAAGTAGAAGCTGAAATTGGTGGAAAGAAACTGATCCTTGAAACAGGGTGGATGGCAAAACAGGCTGACGGCGCTGTTGTTGCAAGGTATGGTGATACTGTGGTGCTGTCAACAGCCGTCGCCTCTAAACAGATCAGGCAGGGGATAGATTTTCTTCCTCTTACGGTAGATTATCAGGAAAAGTCATATGCTGTAGGGAGAATCCCCGGCAGCTTTTTCCGCCGGGAGGGGAGGCCGACGGAAAAGGAGACACTTACAAGCAGGCTCATAGACAGGCCCCTTAGACCCCTGTTTCCAAAAGGGTATTACAATGACACTCAGATTATTTCATATGTCCTTTCAGCGGATTTCGGTTATTCATCAGACTTGCTGGCAATTACCTCTTCGTCTGCCGCTATTTATGTATCAGAGATACCTTTTAATGACCCTGTAGGCGCAGTCCGTGTCGGTCATATAAACGGTGAGTTCATAATAAACCCGGGATTTTGCGAGCTGGACAACAGTGACCTTAATCTTGTTGTTGCCGGTACTCGTGATGCCGTAATGATGGTTGAAGGCGGAGCAAAGATGATGCCTGAAGAGATTATTCTTAAAGGCATTGAGCTCGCACACGCAGAAATTCAAAAACTTATAGATGCACAGATTGAATTGAGAAGGCTTGTGGGACGGGAAAAGATGCAGGTCGTGATTAGTTCTGTTGATGATAATCTTGCAGCTGATATTGAGAAATTATCTCTTGACAAGATTGTAGAAGCACTCGTAATTCCCAATAAGACACAGCGTCAGGCCACACTGGATGCGATTCTCGATGATGTCATAGTCCAACTGAATCCTGAGGGAGCAGAGGGAGACAAGAACAGGGATATCAGGACTGTCTTTCACAAGATTGAAAAAAGAGAGATGAGGAAGATGATTCTGCACAAAGGGATTAGGGCAGACGGCAGGGGACCTGCAGATATCAGGACTATAACATGTGATGTCGGTATCCTTCCAAGGACTCATGGTTCTGCCCTGTTTACAAGAGGCGAGACACAGAGCCTTGCAGTCGTAACCCTTGGTACGGCAGATGATGAACAGTTTGTGGAAGCCCTGGAAGGTGAGTCTACGAAGGCATTTATGCTTCACTACAATTTCCCGCCTTTCAGTGTGGGCGAGGCAAGACCACTTCGCAGTCCGGGACGGAGAGAGATCGGGCATGGTGCTCTGGCTGAGAGGGCGATTAAACCTATTATTCCAGGTAAAGATGTATTTCCATACACCCTCAGGATTGTCTCCGATATCCTTGAGTCAAACGGTTCTTCATCTATGGCCACAGTATGCGGTTCTTCACTTGCGTTGATGGATGCAGGAGTGCCAATCACCGCTCCGGTTGCAGGGATTGCAATGGGGTTGATCAAAGAAGGGGAGGATGTAGAAATATTGTCAGATATACTGGGGGTTGAAGATCATCTTGGCGATATGGATTTCAAGGTTACCGGTACGGCTGATGGTGTGACTGCCATACAGATGGATATAAAAATTGCAGGCATAACAACAGAGGTTATGGGCAGGGCCCTTGAACAGGCAAGGAAGGGGAGGCTTCATATCCTGGAGAGGATGATAGCAGCTATTTCTGTTCCGAGGGAAAAGCTATCTGCTCACGCCCCGAGGATCTTTACTATGAAGGTAAAGCCGGGCAGGGTAGGTGAGGTCATCGGGCCGGGTGGGAAAATGATCAGAAGTATTATCGAACAGACAGGGGTTAAGATAGACATAGACGATTCAGGTTTGATAACAATCGCATCAGTTGATGAAGAGGCTGCAAATAAGGCAATGGAGATAATAGGAAAGATTATAGAGGAAGTTGAAGTCGGAAAGATATACCTTGGAACTGTCAGAAAGATCATGGATTTCGGGGCATTTGTTGAGATACTTCCGCGTACTGACGGTCTTGTGCATATATCCCAGCTTGCTGATTTCAGAGTGAACATTGTCACTGATGTCGTACATGAGGGTGATGAAATCCTTGTCAAGGTGTTAGAGATAGATAAACAGGGTAAAATACGCCTCAGCAGGAAGGATGCTATGAAGGAAAGAGGTATTAAGGACGAGAGAAGCGAAGCTTAA